The following coding sequences lie in one Phyllopteryx taeniolatus isolate TA_2022b chromosome 4, UOR_Ptae_1.2, whole genome shotgun sequence genomic window:
- the trip10b gene encoding thyroid hormone receptor interactor 10b isoform X2: MDWGTDLWDQGDVIDKHTQAGLDLVERYIKFVKERTELEQNYAKQLRSLSKKYAKKGSKDDQDCRFSNHAALQEILNELNDYAGQRELIGENMMTNICVDLIKFLQDLKQDRKAHLSDAKRAQQNLESSFKQLESTKRRFAKEWAEAEKATQQAEKTENDANATKIDVDKAKQHAHARTHTAEECRNDYAAQLQKYNKEQNYYYYTEIPQIFNKLQDLDERRIRRLADGYCQFSDLEKKVQPIISKCLDGISAAGAKVDAKQDSVLLVEQHKSGFERPSDVDFEDYTQGIKAASSDSSLNLPKFRSKLWPISRKHKPPPAEDFSHLPPEQRKKKLQAKIHDVFKKLHMEQETSEALEKMKGVYEQNANLGDPSTLEPKIAETVHNMGYLRGEIAKYETWLSEAVGGDECANAINNNNNSHHAPNTVVTPEKQQNIYTEFDDDFDEFSQCTALYSFEGNSEGTISVTDGELLSVMEEDKGDGWMRVLRANGEEGFIPSSYVKLSS, encoded by the exons GACCAGGGCGACGTGATCGACAAGCACACTCAGGCGGGCCTGGACCTAGTGGAGCGCTACATCAAGTTCGTCAAGGAGCGCACCGAGCTCGAGCAGAACTACGCCAAGCAGCTCAG GAGTCTGTCAAAGAAGTACGCAAAGAAAGGAAGCAAAGATGATCAAGACTGCAG GTTCAGCAACCACGCCGCCTTGCAGGAGATCTTGAACGAGTTAAACGACTACGCGGGCCAGCGGGAGTTGATCGGCGAGAACATGATGACCAACATCTGCGTGGACCTCATCAAGTTCCTGCAGGACCTCAAACAGGACCGCAAAGCA CACCTTTCTGATGCCAAGCGAGCCCAACAGAACCTGGAGAGCAGCTTCAAACAGCTGGAAAGT acAAAGAGGCGCTTCGCCAAGGAGTGGGCGGAGGCTGAAAAAGCAACACAACAGGCCGAGAAAACGGAGAACGACGCGAACGCCACAAAGATCGACGTAGATAAA GCCAAGCAGCACGCGCACGCCCGCACGCACACGGCGGAGGAATGCCGCAACGACTACGCCGCGCAACTACAGAAGTACAACAAGGAGCagaactactactactacaccgAGATACCGCAAATATTCAAC AAGCTCCAGGATCTAGACGAGCGTCGGATTCGTCGTCTGGCGGATGGATATTGCCAGTTCTCCGACTTGGAGAAGAAGGTGCAGCCCATCATCTCCAAATGTTTGGACGGAATCTCGGCAGCCGGAGCAAAAGTCGACGCAAAGCAG GACTCTGTGCTGTTGGTGGAGCAGCACAAGTCGGGCTTCGAGCGTCCTTCCGACGTCGACTTCGAGGACTACACGCAGGGAATCAAAGCGGCCAGCTCCGACTCCAGCCTCAACCTTCCCAAATTTCGATCCAAGCTGTGGCCAATCAGTAGGAAGCACAAG cCGCCTCCCGCCGAGGACTTCTCTCACCTCCCCCCCGagcagaggaagaagaagctGCAGGCCAAGATCCACGACGTGTTCAAAAAGCTTCACATGGAGCAGGAGACCAG tgagGCTCTGGAAAAGATGAAGGGCGTGTACGAGCAGAACGCCAACTTGGGAGACCCGTCCACTTTGGAACCCAAGATCGCCGAGACGGTGCACAACATGGGATACCTGCGTGGCGAGATCGCCAAATACGAA ACGTGGTTGTCCGAGGCGGTGGGAGGAGACGAATGTGCCAACgccatcaacaacaacaacaacagccacCACGCGCCAAACAC TGTCGTGACGCCTGAGAAGCAGCAGAACATTTACACCGAGTTTGACGACGACTTTGACGAGTTCAGCCAGTGCACGGCTTTGTACAGCTTTGAAG GGAATAGCGAGGGCACCATCTCGGTGACGGACGGCGAGCTCCTGAGCGTCATGGAGGAAGACAAAGGCGACGGCTGGATGAGGGTCCTGCGGGCCAACGGGGAGGAGGGCTTCATCCCGTCCTCCTACGTCAAACTCTCCTCCTAA
- the sh2d3a gene encoding breast cancer anti-estrogen resistance protein 3 homolog isoform X1: MNNRSIAWWLRQIGLPRYTKTLESEYYGLEGLLNVNDHELKEVGIEDASHRETILTQLRRHRQKLDPHAGVQMERRVSRKYSLGSSMDLVKPSKDLFRQSVLPRLHRADKKQRLSASCSQLRPLNEDHAFATLDGCRESKRSKRRSVAAYLSHLKVFGGRKEMDSLKKELEEELKLSTEDPRSHAWYHGPLTREAAEALFERDGDFLVRDSGSSPGDYVLSCYWKNEPMHFKIIRVVLRPKKGYSRELFQFEEDRFDNVPALIRFYVGGRRPISQASGAVVFHPLTRTLPLRVIAERQQADCKSAAGRSAEGKSHHERSKRLSFSSALGDALHINPLLRSGSHPGNLENLGCRPSLQSAQSDSNLRPGAPQKAKPEDVGPPSISPVFRTGSEPLLSPKPRQTHPCHPGGGVTLRGSDGQLHSRAPPKPLRISAVFPKAYRPTPLSDRKDDPSAFYDELVVQVPQSQRKGHVDRLRAEEKWQSRARITETSFGFLDADNESEAASRLPRLPDKDRFERPQTEWNSCFQLERFQSLLLPDNNRPLEPSVLLALKELFDRSDPNTTALHILSVDCQVARIAGVTAEHRRTMGVGSGLELITLPHGRQLRRDLLERHHLIALGVAVDILGCTGTVSQRATVLHKFILLARALKEHARDLYAFSAVMKALDMPQVVRLEMTWRLLRRNHTESAVLFEKTLKPFMNSLNESDESVLGGAVAVPHLVPALLLLEGEDGVEDSERDVQTLYDVLQAARRHATHARDYQQHASALLKGDWTPIPEMLEAFRTEFALRLFWGQSGAEADKNERHDKFDKILSVLSDKLEPVEIRPEPTRPLS, from the exons ATGAATAATCGCTCCATTGCCTGGTGGCTGCGGCAGATCGGCCTGCCCCGGTACACTAAGACCCTGGAGAGTGAATATTATGGACTGGAG GGTCTGTTGAATGTGAACGACCATGAGCTGAAGGAGGTGGGGATCGAGGATGCCTCGCACAGAGAAACCATCCTGACTCAGCTTCGGAGGCACCGCCAGAAGCTGGACCCGCACGCCG gtgtgcaaatggagcgcAGGGTAAGCAGGAAATACTCACTGGGATCGTCCATGGATTTG GTGAAGCCGAGCAAGGACCTTTTCCGTCAGAGTGTCCTGCCCCGCCTCCACCGAGCGGACAAAAAGCAGCGCCTCTCTGCGTCCTGCTCGCAGCTGCGACCCTTGAACGAGGACCACGCTTTCGCCACGTTGGACGGCTGTCGGGAGAGCAAGCGCAG CAAAAGGAGGAGCGTCGCCGCATACTTGAGCCATCTGAAG GTGTTTGGAGGTCGTAAGGAGATGGACTCACTAAAGAAGGAGCTTGAAGAAGAGCTGAAGCTCAGCACCGAGGACCCCAGGAGCCATGCCTGGTACCACGGACCCCTCACCAGAGAG GCTGCCGAGGCTCTGTTCGAGAGGGACGGAGACTTCCTGGTGCGTGACTCCGGCTCGTCCCCGGGCGACTATGTCCTGAGCTGCTACTGGAAGAACGAGCCCATGCACTTTAAGATCATACGAGTGGTCCTGAGACCCAAAAAG GGCTACTCCCGGGAGCTGTTCCAGTTCGAGGAGGACCGCTTCGACAACGTTCCCGCTCTGATCCGCTTCTATGTGGGCGGGCGACGGCCCATCTCCCAGGCCTCGGGCGCCGTGGTCTTCCACCCGCTGACCAGGACGCTGCCCCTGCGCGTCATCGCCGAGCGACAGCAGGCCGACTGTAAGAGCGCCGCAGGAAGATCGGCGGAGGGGAAGTCCCATCACGAACGCAGCAAGCGGCTCAGCTTCAGCAGCGCCCTGGGAGACGCCCTGCACATCAACCCTCTGCTCAG GAGCGGGAGTCACCCCGGCAACCTGGAGAACCTCGGCTGCAGGCCTTCACTTCAGTCAGCCCAGTCGGACAGCAACCTGAGGCCCG GCGCTCCTCAGAAAGCCAAACCGGAGGACGTCGGCCCGCCTTCCATCTCGCCAGTGTTCCGCACAGGGAGCGAGCCCCTTCTCAGCCCCAAGCCGCGCCAAACGCATCCCTGCCACCCCG GCGGGGGTGTGACGCTGCGGGGGTCCGACGGACAGCTGCACTCCCGAGCGCCCCCCAAGCCACTTAGGATATCTGCCGTGTTCCCCAAAGCGTACCGACCCACTCCGCTGTCAGACCGGAAAGACGACCCGTCCGCTTTCTATGACGAGCTGGTCGTTCAG GTTCCTCAGTCCCAGCGCAAAGGCCACGTGGATCGACTACGAGCAGAGGAAAAGTGGCAGAGTCGGGCGCGGATCACCGAAACCTCCTTTGGCTTCCTGGATGCTGACAACGAGAGCGAGGCGGCGTCCCGTCTGCCGCGACTTCCCGACAAGGATCGCTTCGAACGTCCGCAG ACGGAGTGGAACTCGTGCTTCCAGTTGGAGCGGTTCCAGTCTCTGCTGTTGCCGGACAACAACCGTCCGCTGGAGCCGAGCGTACTGCTGGCGCTCAAGGAGCTCTTCGACCGCTCGGACCCCAACACTACCGCGCTGCACATACTCAGCGTGGACTGCCAGGTGGCGCGCATCGCGGGCGTGACGGCCGAACACAGGAGAACGATGGGAGTGGGCTCGGGGCTGGAGCTCATCACGCTGCCGCACGGCCGACAATTGCGGCGAGACCTGCTCGAGAG GCACCATCTAATTGCGTTGGGCGTGGCTGTGGACATCCTGGGCTGCACGGGCACGGTGAGCCAGCGGGCCACGGTGCTGCATAAGTTCATCCTACTGGCGCGGGCCCTGAaggagcacgcccgcgacctctACGCCTTCTCCGCCGTCATGAAGGCGTTGGACATGCCTCAG GTGGTGCGACTGGAGATGACGTGGCGCTTGTTGAGGAGGAATCACACGGAGAGCGCCGTCCTGTTCGAGAAGACCCTCAAGCCCTTCATGAACTCGCTGAACGAGAGCGACG aGAGTGTTTTGGGCGGTGCAGTGGCCGTGCCCCACCTGGTGCccgcgctgctgctgctggagggTGAGGACGGCGTGGAGGACAGCGAGCGAGACGTCCAGACGCTCTACGACGTCCTACAGGCGGCACGGCGCCACGCCACGCACGCGCGCGACTACCAGCAGCACGCCAGCGCTCTCCTCAAGG GCGACTGGACGCCCATCCCCGAGATGCTGGAGGCCTTCCGAACCGAGTTTGCCCTGCGACTCTTCTGGGGCCAGTCGGGCGCGGAGGCGGACAAGAACGAACGCCACGACAAGTTTGACAAAATTCTCAGCGTGCTCTCGGACAAACTGGAACCGGTCGAGATCAGACCCGAACCGACCCGGCCCCTCAGCTGA
- the trip10b gene encoding thyroid hormone receptor interactor 10b isoform X1, whose product MDWGTDLWDQGDVIDKHTQAGLDLVERYIKFVKERTELEQNYAKQLRSLSKKYAKKGSKDDQDCRFSNHAALQEILNELNDYAGQRELIGENMMTNICVDLIKFLQDLKQDRKAHLSDAKRAQQNLESSFKQLESTKRRFAKEWAEAEKATQQAEKTENDANATKIDVDKAKQHAHARTHTAEECRNDYAAQLQKYNKEQNYYYYTEIPQIFNKLQDLDERRIRRLADGYCQFSDLEKKVQPIISKCLDGISAAGAKVDAKQDSVLLVEQHKSGFERPSDVDFEDYTQGIKAASSDSSLNLPKFRSKLWPISRKHKTSHAEKHVPPPAEDFSHLPPEQRKKKLQAKIHDVFKKLHMEQETSEALEKMKGVYEQNANLGDPSTLEPKIAETVHNMGYLRGEIAKYETWLSEAVGGDECANAINNNNNSHHAPNTVVTPEKQQNIYTEFDDDFDEFSQCTALYSFEGNSEGTISVTDGELLSVMEEDKGDGWMRVLRANGEEGFIPSSYVKLSS is encoded by the exons GACCAGGGCGACGTGATCGACAAGCACACTCAGGCGGGCCTGGACCTAGTGGAGCGCTACATCAAGTTCGTCAAGGAGCGCACCGAGCTCGAGCAGAACTACGCCAAGCAGCTCAG GAGTCTGTCAAAGAAGTACGCAAAGAAAGGAAGCAAAGATGATCAAGACTGCAG GTTCAGCAACCACGCCGCCTTGCAGGAGATCTTGAACGAGTTAAACGACTACGCGGGCCAGCGGGAGTTGATCGGCGAGAACATGATGACCAACATCTGCGTGGACCTCATCAAGTTCCTGCAGGACCTCAAACAGGACCGCAAAGCA CACCTTTCTGATGCCAAGCGAGCCCAACAGAACCTGGAGAGCAGCTTCAAACAGCTGGAAAGT acAAAGAGGCGCTTCGCCAAGGAGTGGGCGGAGGCTGAAAAAGCAACACAACAGGCCGAGAAAACGGAGAACGACGCGAACGCCACAAAGATCGACGTAGATAAA GCCAAGCAGCACGCGCACGCCCGCACGCACACGGCGGAGGAATGCCGCAACGACTACGCCGCGCAACTACAGAAGTACAACAAGGAGCagaactactactactacaccgAGATACCGCAAATATTCAAC AAGCTCCAGGATCTAGACGAGCGTCGGATTCGTCGTCTGGCGGATGGATATTGCCAGTTCTCCGACTTGGAGAAGAAGGTGCAGCCCATCATCTCCAAATGTTTGGACGGAATCTCGGCAGCCGGAGCAAAAGTCGACGCAAAGCAG GACTCTGTGCTGTTGGTGGAGCAGCACAAGTCGGGCTTCGAGCGTCCTTCCGACGTCGACTTCGAGGACTACACGCAGGGAATCAAAGCGGCCAGCTCCGACTCCAGCCTCAACCTTCCCAAATTTCGATCCAAGCTGTGGCCAATCAGTAGGAAGCACAAG ACGTCGCATGCTGAGAAACACGTG cCGCCTCCCGCCGAGGACTTCTCTCACCTCCCCCCCGagcagaggaagaagaagctGCAGGCCAAGATCCACGACGTGTTCAAAAAGCTTCACATGGAGCAGGAGACCAG tgagGCTCTGGAAAAGATGAAGGGCGTGTACGAGCAGAACGCCAACTTGGGAGACCCGTCCACTTTGGAACCCAAGATCGCCGAGACGGTGCACAACATGGGATACCTGCGTGGCGAGATCGCCAAATACGAA ACGTGGTTGTCCGAGGCGGTGGGAGGAGACGAATGTGCCAACgccatcaacaacaacaacaacagccacCACGCGCCAAACAC TGTCGTGACGCCTGAGAAGCAGCAGAACATTTACACCGAGTTTGACGACGACTTTGACGAGTTCAGCCAGTGCACGGCTTTGTACAGCTTTGAAG GGAATAGCGAGGGCACCATCTCGGTGACGGACGGCGAGCTCCTGAGCGTCATGGAGGAAGACAAAGGCGACGGCTGGATGAGGGTCCTGCGGGCCAACGGGGAGGAGGGCTTCATCCCGTCCTCCTACGTCAAACTCTCCTCCTAA
- the sh2d3a gene encoding breast cancer anti-estrogen resistance protein 3 homolog isoform X2, with amino-acid sequence MNNRSIAWWLRQIGLPRYTKTLESEYYGLEGLLNVNDHELKEVGIEDASHRETILTQLRRHRQKLDPHAGVQMERRVSRKYSLGSSMDLVKPSKDLFRQSVLPRLHRADKKQRLSASCSQLRPLNEDHAFATLDGCRESKRSKRRSVAAYLSHLKVFGGRKEMDSLKKELEEELKLSTEDPRSHAWYHGPLTREAAEALFERDGDFLVRDSGSSPGDYVLSCYWKNEPMHFKIIRVVLRPKKGYSRELFQFEEDRFDNVPALIRFYVGGRRPISQASGAVVFHPLTRTLPLRVIAERQQADCKSAAGRSAEGKSHHERSKRLSFSSALGDALHINPLLRSGSHPGNLENLGCRPSLQSAQSDSNLRPGAPQKAKPEDVGPPSISPVFRTGSEPLLSPKPRQTHPCHPGGGVTLRGSDGQLHSRAPPKPLRISAVFPKAYRPTPLSDRKDDPSAFYDELVVQVPQSQRKGHVDRLRAEEKWQSRARITETSFGFLDADNESEAASRLPRLPDKDRFERPQTEWNSCFQLERFQSLLLPDNNRPLEPSVLLALKELFDRSDPNTTALHILSVDCQVARIAGVTAEHRRTMGVGSGLELITLPHGRQLRRDLLERHHLIALGVAVDILGCTGTVSQRATVLHKFILLARALKEHARDLYAFSAVMKALDMPQVVRLEMTWRLLRRNHTESAVLFEKTLKPFMNSLNESDESVLGGAVAVPHLVPALLLLEGEDGVEDSERDVQTLYDVLQAARRHATHARDYQQHASALLKGLTASLSRRLDAHPRDAGGLPNRVCPATLLGPVGRGGGQERTPRQV; translated from the exons ATGAATAATCGCTCCATTGCCTGGTGGCTGCGGCAGATCGGCCTGCCCCGGTACACTAAGACCCTGGAGAGTGAATATTATGGACTGGAG GGTCTGTTGAATGTGAACGACCATGAGCTGAAGGAGGTGGGGATCGAGGATGCCTCGCACAGAGAAACCATCCTGACTCAGCTTCGGAGGCACCGCCAGAAGCTGGACCCGCACGCCG gtgtgcaaatggagcgcAGGGTAAGCAGGAAATACTCACTGGGATCGTCCATGGATTTG GTGAAGCCGAGCAAGGACCTTTTCCGTCAGAGTGTCCTGCCCCGCCTCCACCGAGCGGACAAAAAGCAGCGCCTCTCTGCGTCCTGCTCGCAGCTGCGACCCTTGAACGAGGACCACGCTTTCGCCACGTTGGACGGCTGTCGGGAGAGCAAGCGCAG CAAAAGGAGGAGCGTCGCCGCATACTTGAGCCATCTGAAG GTGTTTGGAGGTCGTAAGGAGATGGACTCACTAAAGAAGGAGCTTGAAGAAGAGCTGAAGCTCAGCACCGAGGACCCCAGGAGCCATGCCTGGTACCACGGACCCCTCACCAGAGAG GCTGCCGAGGCTCTGTTCGAGAGGGACGGAGACTTCCTGGTGCGTGACTCCGGCTCGTCCCCGGGCGACTATGTCCTGAGCTGCTACTGGAAGAACGAGCCCATGCACTTTAAGATCATACGAGTGGTCCTGAGACCCAAAAAG GGCTACTCCCGGGAGCTGTTCCAGTTCGAGGAGGACCGCTTCGACAACGTTCCCGCTCTGATCCGCTTCTATGTGGGCGGGCGACGGCCCATCTCCCAGGCCTCGGGCGCCGTGGTCTTCCACCCGCTGACCAGGACGCTGCCCCTGCGCGTCATCGCCGAGCGACAGCAGGCCGACTGTAAGAGCGCCGCAGGAAGATCGGCGGAGGGGAAGTCCCATCACGAACGCAGCAAGCGGCTCAGCTTCAGCAGCGCCCTGGGAGACGCCCTGCACATCAACCCTCTGCTCAG GAGCGGGAGTCACCCCGGCAACCTGGAGAACCTCGGCTGCAGGCCTTCACTTCAGTCAGCCCAGTCGGACAGCAACCTGAGGCCCG GCGCTCCTCAGAAAGCCAAACCGGAGGACGTCGGCCCGCCTTCCATCTCGCCAGTGTTCCGCACAGGGAGCGAGCCCCTTCTCAGCCCCAAGCCGCGCCAAACGCATCCCTGCCACCCCG GCGGGGGTGTGACGCTGCGGGGGTCCGACGGACAGCTGCACTCCCGAGCGCCCCCCAAGCCACTTAGGATATCTGCCGTGTTCCCCAAAGCGTACCGACCCACTCCGCTGTCAGACCGGAAAGACGACCCGTCCGCTTTCTATGACGAGCTGGTCGTTCAG GTTCCTCAGTCCCAGCGCAAAGGCCACGTGGATCGACTACGAGCAGAGGAAAAGTGGCAGAGTCGGGCGCGGATCACCGAAACCTCCTTTGGCTTCCTGGATGCTGACAACGAGAGCGAGGCGGCGTCCCGTCTGCCGCGACTTCCCGACAAGGATCGCTTCGAACGTCCGCAG ACGGAGTGGAACTCGTGCTTCCAGTTGGAGCGGTTCCAGTCTCTGCTGTTGCCGGACAACAACCGTCCGCTGGAGCCGAGCGTACTGCTGGCGCTCAAGGAGCTCTTCGACCGCTCGGACCCCAACACTACCGCGCTGCACATACTCAGCGTGGACTGCCAGGTGGCGCGCATCGCGGGCGTGACGGCCGAACACAGGAGAACGATGGGAGTGGGCTCGGGGCTGGAGCTCATCACGCTGCCGCACGGCCGACAATTGCGGCGAGACCTGCTCGAGAG GCACCATCTAATTGCGTTGGGCGTGGCTGTGGACATCCTGGGCTGCACGGGCACGGTGAGCCAGCGGGCCACGGTGCTGCATAAGTTCATCCTACTGGCGCGGGCCCTGAaggagcacgcccgcgacctctACGCCTTCTCCGCCGTCATGAAGGCGTTGGACATGCCTCAG GTGGTGCGACTGGAGATGACGTGGCGCTTGTTGAGGAGGAATCACACGGAGAGCGCCGTCCTGTTCGAGAAGACCCTCAAGCCCTTCATGAACTCGCTGAACGAGAGCGACG aGAGTGTTTTGGGCGGTGCAGTGGCCGTGCCCCACCTGGTGCccgcgctgctgctgctggagggTGAGGACGGCGTGGAGGACAGCGAGCGAGACGTCCAGACGCTCTACGACGTCCTACAGGCGGCACGGCGCCACGCCACGCACGCGCGCGACTACCAGCAGCACGCCAGCGCTCTCCTCAAGG GACTGACCGCATCCCTCTCTAGGCGACTGGACGCCCATCCCCGAGATGCTGGAGGCCTTCCGAACCGAGTTTGCCCTGCGACTCTTCTGGGGCCAGTCGGGCGCGGAGGCGGACAAGAACGAACGCCACGACAAGTTTGA
- the sh2d3a gene encoding breast cancer anti-estrogen resistance protein 3 homolog isoform X3 has product MDSLKKELEEELKLSTEDPRSHAWYHGPLTREAAEALFERDGDFLVRDSGSSPGDYVLSCYWKNEPMHFKIIRVVLRPKKGYSRELFQFEEDRFDNVPALIRFYVGGRRPISQASGAVVFHPLTRTLPLRVIAERQQADCKSAAGRSAEGKSHHERSKRLSFSSALGDALHINPLLRSGSHPGNLENLGCRPSLQSAQSDSNLRPGAPQKAKPEDVGPPSISPVFRTGSEPLLSPKPRQTHPCHPGGGVTLRGSDGQLHSRAPPKPLRISAVFPKAYRPTPLSDRKDDPSAFYDELVVQVPQSQRKGHVDRLRAEEKWQSRARITETSFGFLDADNESEAASRLPRLPDKDRFERPQTEWNSCFQLERFQSLLLPDNNRPLEPSVLLALKELFDRSDPNTTALHILSVDCQVARIAGVTAEHRRTMGVGSGLELITLPHGRQLRRDLLERHHLIALGVAVDILGCTGTVSQRATVLHKFILLARALKEHARDLYAFSAVMKALDMPQVVRLEMTWRLLRRNHTESAVLFEKTLKPFMNSLNESDESVLGGAVAVPHLVPALLLLEGEDGVEDSERDVQTLYDVLQAARRHATHARDYQQHASALLKGDWTPIPEMLEAFRTEFALRLFWGQSGAEADKNERHDKFDKILSVLSDKLEPVEIRPEPTRPLS; this is encoded by the exons ATGGACTCACTAAAGAAGGAGCTTGAAGAAGAGCTGAAGCTCAGCACCGAGGACCCCAGGAGCCATGCCTGGTACCACGGACCCCTCACCAGAGAG GCTGCCGAGGCTCTGTTCGAGAGGGACGGAGACTTCCTGGTGCGTGACTCCGGCTCGTCCCCGGGCGACTATGTCCTGAGCTGCTACTGGAAGAACGAGCCCATGCACTTTAAGATCATACGAGTGGTCCTGAGACCCAAAAAG GGCTACTCCCGGGAGCTGTTCCAGTTCGAGGAGGACCGCTTCGACAACGTTCCCGCTCTGATCCGCTTCTATGTGGGCGGGCGACGGCCCATCTCCCAGGCCTCGGGCGCCGTGGTCTTCCACCCGCTGACCAGGACGCTGCCCCTGCGCGTCATCGCCGAGCGACAGCAGGCCGACTGTAAGAGCGCCGCAGGAAGATCGGCGGAGGGGAAGTCCCATCACGAACGCAGCAAGCGGCTCAGCTTCAGCAGCGCCCTGGGAGACGCCCTGCACATCAACCCTCTGCTCAG GAGCGGGAGTCACCCCGGCAACCTGGAGAACCTCGGCTGCAGGCCTTCACTTCAGTCAGCCCAGTCGGACAGCAACCTGAGGCCCG GCGCTCCTCAGAAAGCCAAACCGGAGGACGTCGGCCCGCCTTCCATCTCGCCAGTGTTCCGCACAGGGAGCGAGCCCCTTCTCAGCCCCAAGCCGCGCCAAACGCATCCCTGCCACCCCG GCGGGGGTGTGACGCTGCGGGGGTCCGACGGACAGCTGCACTCCCGAGCGCCCCCCAAGCCACTTAGGATATCTGCCGTGTTCCCCAAAGCGTACCGACCCACTCCGCTGTCAGACCGGAAAGACGACCCGTCCGCTTTCTATGACGAGCTGGTCGTTCAG GTTCCTCAGTCCCAGCGCAAAGGCCACGTGGATCGACTACGAGCAGAGGAAAAGTGGCAGAGTCGGGCGCGGATCACCGAAACCTCCTTTGGCTTCCTGGATGCTGACAACGAGAGCGAGGCGGCGTCCCGTCTGCCGCGACTTCCCGACAAGGATCGCTTCGAACGTCCGCAG ACGGAGTGGAACTCGTGCTTCCAGTTGGAGCGGTTCCAGTCTCTGCTGTTGCCGGACAACAACCGTCCGCTGGAGCCGAGCGTACTGCTGGCGCTCAAGGAGCTCTTCGACCGCTCGGACCCCAACACTACCGCGCTGCACATACTCAGCGTGGACTGCCAGGTGGCGCGCATCGCGGGCGTGACGGCCGAACACAGGAGAACGATGGGAGTGGGCTCGGGGCTGGAGCTCATCACGCTGCCGCACGGCCGACAATTGCGGCGAGACCTGCTCGAGAG GCACCATCTAATTGCGTTGGGCGTGGCTGTGGACATCCTGGGCTGCACGGGCACGGTGAGCCAGCGGGCCACGGTGCTGCATAAGTTCATCCTACTGGCGCGGGCCCTGAaggagcacgcccgcgacctctACGCCTTCTCCGCCGTCATGAAGGCGTTGGACATGCCTCAG GTGGTGCGACTGGAGATGACGTGGCGCTTGTTGAGGAGGAATCACACGGAGAGCGCCGTCCTGTTCGAGAAGACCCTCAAGCCCTTCATGAACTCGCTGAACGAGAGCGACG aGAGTGTTTTGGGCGGTGCAGTGGCCGTGCCCCACCTGGTGCccgcgctgctgctgctggagggTGAGGACGGCGTGGAGGACAGCGAGCGAGACGTCCAGACGCTCTACGACGTCCTACAGGCGGCACGGCGCCACGCCACGCACGCGCGCGACTACCAGCAGCACGCCAGCGCTCTCCTCAAGG GCGACTGGACGCCCATCCCCGAGATGCTGGAGGCCTTCCGAACCGAGTTTGCCCTGCGACTCTTCTGGGGCCAGTCGGGCGCGGAGGCGGACAAGAACGAACGCCACGACAAGTTTGACAAAATTCTCAGCGTGCTCTCGGACAAACTGGAACCGGTCGAGATCAGACCCGAACCGACCCGGCCCCTCAGCTGA